From Chryseotalea sp. WA131a:
CGGCAAGGGAAACTTAACGATTAACAAAGAAGCTTTACCCAATACAAGAACCAGTGGGTCTTGCGTGCGGGCAGCCGATTGGGATGCAGACGGTGACTTAGATTTATTTATAGGTGGCCGAGTAAATGCAGGAAAATATCCATTGCCTGCTACGTCTTACCTACTTCAAAACACGCAAGGAAAATTCACAGACGAAACAGAAAAAATTGCTCCTAAACTACAATCTATTGGAATGGTTACTGACGCACTCTGGACGGATTTTAATACTGATGGACTAGTGGATTTATTGGTTGTTGGTGAATTCATGCCCATTCAGTTTTTTAAAAACACGGGAAAAAATTTGCAACTGCTGACGCAAACAGGAATAGAAAGCTATGTGGGCTGGTGGAACAGCATAGCGCCTGGTGACTATGATCAAGATGGAGATATTGATTATGTGGTGGGAAATTTGGGTCAGAATAATAATTATGGAGTTGATCGGGAACATCCACTAACTATATATGCCAAAGATTTTGATGGCAATGGTAGCATTGATCCGGTATTGGCATGTTACATGAAAGAAAGTATGAATAGTCCAATCCGCAAACTTTACCCCGTCCATTTCTGGGATGAATTAAATTCACAAAGTCCAAAATTCAGAAATAAATTTTCGCACTATCGCGAGTATGGTAAGACCACCATTGAGAAACTTTTTACCCCAGATGAACTAAATGGTGCCTTAATCATGCGATGCAACTATCTGTTAACAAGTTATATTGAGAATGTTGGAAACAATAAGTTTTCGATCAAAGCACTTGATCAGCTCGCACAGGTTGCGCCTGTGAATGGAATGACAGTAGGAGACTTTAATGGTGATTCTTATTTAGACATTGCCATGACTGGAAATGACTATGGAAACGAAGTGTTTGCGGGTCGGTACGATGCCTTTACGGGATTAGTACTACTCGGGGATGGGACTGGAAAATTCAATCTAGTACCTTCTTCTAGAAGTGGTTTTTACATTCCGGGCGATGGCAAGGCGTTGGCCTCTATTCACACGAAAAAGCATCGCTTCATCATTGGTACTCAAAATCAAGACAGTTTAAAGATATTTTCAAATAATGAACAGAATCAAAATTCGTTCTCACCAACGAATGGAGATTCGTACGCGGTGATGATTAAAAAAGATGGCAAGAAAGAACGGGTAGAATTTTATTATGGATCAGGATATCTTTCTCAATCCTCAAGAAAGCTTAAAATAGCAGATGTTATAACCGCATTTACCATTTATGATTCAAAAGGGAAAAGCAAAAAGATAAAGTAGAAATCGGTAAAATGAGGCTTCTTACAAGTAACCATATATTACCTTCCATTTTTAGGATGAGTAGTTGTTTCTTGTAGATACAAGAAGCCTACAAAAAATTTCGTTTTGTGTTGTTTGATGTTTTCTAACCTATACAGCCATGCTACACTCACCTCAACTCAAATCCAACCCTTCCCTATTCGTATTTCTTCCACTGTTTTACACTGTGTGGTCAGATGCTATTCTCACACCAAGTGAAATGGCCACCATTGAAGGATTGATTAATAGTCAGCAGTGGCTGAGCAAAGACGAGCATGATTTTTTGATTGACCAACTCAACCCTGCCAATCCACCCACAGCCGATGATTTGATGGATTGGAAAGAAGAAATAAAAAATGGGGCCGACCTTACCGATGGAAAAAGTTTGGTAGACATTGGTATTAAATTGATTGAACTGCACCATGGCGAGGTATCGGTAGAAGTATTAAAAGCAAAACCTTCGCTGGCAAACATAGAAGCCACGCTTGGCTTTATTAGTCACGAGGCAGCCTTTAATTTTCAATCGGGCAATCGCGCCACCGTTACACAACAACAAACTACACTGCGGACGTTTGATGTGGCGGCCATGACTAAATTATTAGATGGAAACGATGCAGCCATTATCAATAAAGTAAAAACAGTTCTTTCCGATCCTGAATTTCGGTATGTGGATCCCAGCAATCTTTCTGCTTATCGCGAGCGGGTGTTGAGCTGGTGCCGACTGTTGGCCGAGCAGGGCTTTGGTTCCATGGCCTTTCCAAAAGAATACGGTGGCCAATTTGATATGGCTGCGTACTTCGCCATTATGGAAACCATTAGTTATCACGATTTGAGTATGGTGATCAAATTTGGTGTACAGTTTGGGCTGTGGGGAATGAGCGTTTATTTTTTAGGAACGGAAAAGCACCACAAAAAATATTTAAAAGACATTGGCACACTTGAGTTGCCCGGCTGCTTTGCCATGACGGAGACACACCACGGCTCCAATGTAAAAGGCATTGAGACAACCGCCACGTATCAGCCTGCCACCAAAACCTTACTCATTCATACCCCACATGCTTTTGCCAAAAAAGAATACATCGGCAATGCGGCCGTGCACGGACAAATGGCCACGGTTTTTGTGAAGTTGATTATCGATGGAAAAGATTATGGCGTGAGTGCTGTGGTCGTTCCTTTACGGGATAAAAAAGGAAACACCTTGCCGGGCATTACCATTGAAGACTGCGGACGAAAAATGGGATTGAATGGTGTGGACAATGGCAAGATTGAATTTAAAAATGTAGTGGTACCGGTAGAAAATCTCTTAGATAGGTTTGCAGGAATTACCGAAGACGGAAAATTCACCAGCCCCATTGCCAGTGACAACCGCAGATTTTTTACCATGCTCGGCACGTTGGTAGGCGGACGTATTGGCATTCCACGTTCGGGATTGAGTGCAGCAAAATCCGGTTTGACCATCACCATCAAATACAGCGATCAGCGAAAACAATTTGGACCAGAAGGTGCGCCAGAAGTGCCCATTTTAAATTATCGCACCCATCAGCGCAGGCTGATGCCACTGCTAGCGAATGTGTATGCGTTGCATTTTTCACTTCGTTATTTAACAGACCGATTTATCAATCGCAAAGAAGAAGAAGTGCAAGAGATTGAAGCGTTGGCCGCTGGACTCAAAGCCTTTGCTACCTGGAACACCACGGCCACGTTACAAGAGTGCCGCGAAAGTTGTGGCGGCAAAGGGTTTCTCTCCGAAAACAGAATCGATGATTTAAAAAACGATACCGACATCTACACCACGTTTGAAGGAGACAACACCGTGCTGATGCAATTGGTGGCGAAGAGTCGACTGACAGAATTTAAGCAAGAGTTTGCACGCATGGATTTCTTCGGCATACTTGGCTACGTGGCCGACCAAGCGAAAACATCCATTGCTGAATTGAACCCACTCATTGTGCGTAACACCGATGAAGAACACTTACTAGATCCAGAATTTCAATTAGATGCCTTCAAATATCGCGAGCGCGACATTTTAACTTCTGCTGCCAAGCGCTTGAAGCGCCACATTGGCGAAGGTATGGACTCATTCGATGCCTTCAACGTAGCGCAACACCACCTGGTGCAAGTGGGCTTTGCCTACATCGAGCGCATGGTGCTGGAAAAATTTATTGAACAAGTAAATGCCACGCCAGATGCTGGCTGCAAAGCCATCCTTAAAAAACTCTGCGACCTATTTGCCCTTTCGCAAATCGACAAAAACAAAGGCTGGTACTTAGAGCAAGGGTACATGGAAGGAGTAAAAACAAAAGCCATCCGCAAACTCATGAACCAATTGTGCTGGGACGTTCGCCAAGAGGCCGTGCCATTGGTAGATGTTTTCGCCATACCCGATAGTTGCTTGGCTGCACCGATTGTGGTGAAGAGTACCTGATTTTATTTACTGAACAATAGGCCCATTGATTCTCATTGGATCGAGACTCAGTTCAAAACAAAATACTCCCTCTTTCTCATGACAGCAGCAGCCTGTGGCGGAAGCAAAATAGCTTCCTCTTTCGTTCTAGCAACCAATCGACTATTTTTTCCTGGCGATGAATAAATCTTCAAGGCAAAAGTTTTAGTAGCAATGTCTTGAATTTCAATTTGCAGAAATGGTTCGGCTGCCAACAGGCTATCATATTTTGTTGCTTCTTCAGGAGTCAGGATTTTTTCGGCTTGTAAATTAAAAATCGCCTCCAAATAATTGCTCAACTTGGTGGTGTCTGCCACGGCTACTTCTTCAATGCCAAAAAGTTTGTTGGCAAATGATATGGTAAAATCTTGTGTCGGTTGCTGTGGAAAATGAGCTTTCAAACTTTTAAAATTCTGCCAATTGAAATTAAAGACCCGTTTGTCGCGCCAATCGTTTTCGGTCAAGTCAAAAATAGAAGCCACATACACACGATAACCAGGAATGGCAACCACATACCATTCGTTGCCATCAAACGAAAAATATGTTTCTGATTTTGCGGGATTGCCTGCTACATAAAACTCTTTTGCCACTTGGTCGCCCATCCATAGGGTTAGTTTTGTTCTTTGCGCAAATTGCTTTTTCAACGAATCGAGAGGTGAATTAGAAATTTTTCGTTTGGGCTCGGCTTGCAGGATGGTGGCAAAAAAAACTTTTATCAACTGTCGATCGGCTTCTTTGTCGCTTACCCACCACTTGGTGCCGCTAAATTTCAATTCTAGCTTTCGGTTACCTGATTCAAAAACCACCTTATCAATTTGTGTTTGATCGGCTACTTTAAACAATTCCTTATCTATTTGATGGGTGGTTTTTTGCCCTAGCCACGAAATCAAGAATACACTCGCTGTCAATACTACAAGCGAAATCAATAACCGAATGTTGCGTTTCTGTTGCATCTTCAATTGCTGATTTTAAATTTAGCGTACTTGGCTTTTCGTAGGTATACCCACATCAAACCAAACAATAGTAAGAGCACCAAGGGCAATACCAAATTTATCATTTGCCAATAGGTTCGTTCGCTTTGAATTTTTTGTTTATCCAGCGGGCGGATTTTCACTTCTTTATTGCGGGCGGCTATCAATCCATTTTCGTTGGTCAAGTAAGCTACCATGTTGAGCAGCAAATCTTGGTTGGCAAAGGTGTATTTGGTAAACGGGTCATATCCCAAACTCTGCGGAGTGTTTTGCCGTGGGTTCACATCGTTACGGGCCATGTCACCATCTGCCACAACCATTATTTTGGTGGATGAACTATTCGCTTTAAATCCGAGCGTGTCCACACCGCTTGGCGCAAAACGATTTTTATAAAGCGAAGTAAAATTTCCTTCGAGTAAATAAGCAATAGGAATAGGCCCAGCATTGAAACTACCCTCCTTCAATTGTTTGCGCAAATCATTTACACCCACTTTTACAGGTGCCGTTAGCTTTCGCGAATAGGGAGAAGAAAATAGCAATGGCGTTTTCTTAACCCCAATGGCTTTTACCGTGTCGATACTACTGATAAATTTTGTTAGTGATGCATCTAAGTTTCTGGTGATAGGATGATCGGCATACTGATTGATCAACGGAAAGAACGGCCAATCCAACTGCATCAACCGAGGCTTGCCACCTTCGTTGCCCACCACAATCGGATACTTTCCGCTTACGCGATCTTGCACCAAATCGGCATTGATCCGAACTCCATACCGAAACAACTGATCATCTAAATTTAAGTTGTACGGAAATGCAAAGTAGTTCTCGCTGCTTGCGCTGTCCATATTGGCATCCAACCAATCGAGCAACAATAATAATTTACCACCACGCATCAGATACTGGTCGAGTTTGTATTTCTCCTGCTCCGAAAATTCCGTTCTGGGTTTTGCGACAATCAGAGCCTCGTAATCACCAATGGCAGCTTTTCGATTAATGTCAACCTGAAAAATATCATACTGCTCCAGTAAGGCATTGTTAAAACTTGCAATCTGCAAACTATCCAGTTCACCATGGCCACGCACCATTCCGATTTTTTTCCGATTGGAATTGGTCAATTTGTAAATCGTATTGGCCAATTCAAATTCCACATTCTCAATTGACTGGTTAAGTGCCTCTTGCGAACCTTGTGTCCGGCTTCCCTTCAACAACATCACCCCTGTTTCAAATCCACCCACCGACACCAATGCTCCCGGGAACACAAATTTCTCCACGCGCTGTCCGTCTTTGTTTTCAATCACATTGGTGGGACTAATTCCTTTCGAGGCCAACTCGCTCATGAATTCGTTGCGGGCTTTTTCACCCATCGCCAGCGTGGGGTCGGTAAAAATAAAATTCACCTTGTTATTAGAATAAATCCGAAACTCGCCCAGCATTTCGCGAATGGATTTTTGAAACCGTTTAAACCCGGAATTCAAATCTCCCTCCAAAAAAACTTCCACAAAAACTTCTTCTTCTAAATTCGAGAGTAACTCTTTGGTTTGCGGCTTGATGGTGTAGCGCTTTTCTTCCGTTAAGTCGAAACGGAAAAAATAAAACGAAGCCAGTAAATTCAACAATACCAACAGCACCAAACTATTAGCCAATAGCAATACATCACCCGTCTTTCTCCGCTTCATCCAATTTACCATAGCCTGCTTTTTAAAACAACCATTGTGGACAAAACAAAAAATCCGGTAATGCTTACCGCATACACTACATCGCGGCTGTCAATCAAGCCTTTGCTCAACGACTCGTAGTGATAAAGAATGCCGCATTGCTTGATCAATAACACATTACTTCCTGCAAAGGCAGAAAGTGAATCAAAACCCGTGTAAAAAATAAAACATAAAAAAGCTGCCACAATAAACGCCACAATTTGATTGGTGGTGAGTGCCGAGGCCAGCACACCGATGGAGCAAAAAATAGCAGCCAATAAAATCAAACCAATGTAAGAGCCGATCACGGCTGCCGTGTCGATGTTGCCCGCTGGATTGCCCAACGAAGAAATCGAAAAATAATAAATGATGGTAGGCAGCAACGCCACCAGCACCAAGGCAAAGGCCGCGAAAAACTTGCCCAGCACCACATCGCTATCCGACAATGGCTTTGTCAACAATAATTCCAGTGTGCCCATTTTCTTTTCTTCCGCAAAACTTTTCATGGTAATGGCAGGGATCAAAAAAATAAAAACATACGGAGCCATCGAGAAAAGCGTATCCAAATCGGCATAGCCGTAATCAAGCACCGAAGTCTCAGGAAACACCCACGTGAGCAACCCGATTCCCGTAAGGAAAACGCCTATCACCATGTAGGCAATGAGTGAACTTAAATACCCACGAAACTCTCGTTTAAAAACCTGGATCATACCGCACCATTGGTTAGTGAACGAAAAATCTCTTCCAACGAATTTTGCTCTTCTTTTAAACTCAAAATCGAGATCTTCTTTTCAGTAGCATAACGAAAAAGTTCTGCGCGCACATCTACCCCTTCATCTGAAAAAAATTTATAGTGTGCACCTTCCTTGATCACGTTCCTAACACCTTTTAGCTGCTTCAACTCTTCCGTGGAAATTTCTCCCTGAAACTCCACTACCAGAATAGATGCGTTCGCATTTCCCTTCATTAAATTACTGAGTTGGTCATCGGCCACAATTTTTCCTTTATTAATCACAATCACGCGGTTGCACAAGGCTTGTACCTCTTGCATGATGTGCGTAGAAAAAATCACTGTTTTGTTTTGGCTGATTTGCCTAATCAATTTTCTGATTTCCAGAATTTGGTTGGGATCCAGCCCCGAAGTGGGTTCATCTAAAATCAACACATCAGGATTATGGATTAGCGCTTGCGCCAACCCTACCCGCTGCCGATAACCTTTCGATAGCGCTTCAATGGGTTTATTTTGTTCGCGCTCAAGTCCACACATTTCCACCACTTCACCCACACGCTTTTTCAAATGATCTGAATCAAGTTTATAAACACCTCCAATAAAGCGAAGGTATTCGTGCACATACATGTCCAAGTAAAGCGGATTGTGCTCGGGCAAGTAGCCGATGGTTTTCCGGATTTTTAGCGGCTCCTCTTCCACATTCATGCCGTTCACCAACACACTACCCTCTGTGGGAGGTAAGTAGGTAGTGGCAATTTTCATGGTGGTCGATTTACCCGCACCGTTAGGGCCTAGAAATCCGACAATCTCACCTTTTTCAACAGCAAATGAAACGTCATCAACCGCCCGTTGGCGGCCATACATTTTGGTGAGATGGTTTACGTGTAATGACATTTTTTTTGTGCGTGCAAAAATAGGCAATCCCATCACTATTTTCAGAGCGATCGAAAATAAAAGACGGATAAAAAAACATAGGCTTGCACAATAAACACAAAATCAATTATGGGCGTGCCCCTCGTCCCCTCCCGCAAAGCCCACGCACACTCGGGTCGGGCTGTACGCTGCAAGCCCCCTCGCTTCGAGCGCTTACCCCGAGCGCAGCTTCAGGAGGCTTTCCACTTCCATCCCTCACGCTCACCACTTCGCAACCAATTAATCCATAAAAACCGAAACCTTTTCTGTATCTTGCAACCACAAAAACAACCACTAAAAATGATTAAGTACACCAATCAATTTTTAACCAAGCTCGAAGATTTGATTGCCGAATCGGACTATGTGCTGCGCTACGAAAAAGGGAATTTCAAATCAGGCTATTGCTTGCTCAAAGAGCAGAAAATTATGATCATCAATAAGTTTTTCACCACCGAAGGAAAAATCAATGCCGTGCTGGACATTTTGAAAAACGTAGAACTGGACGGTAGCAAATTCACCGAAAAGAGCCAGAAACTTTATGAGGAATTGACCCAAGCAGAAGCAAAGGCGGCTTAATAAATTTTTTAAAGTTAAACGAACGCAGGAACGCATGGTCAGTCTAATTGAAAAACCCCCACGCACCACTATGGAAGTATTTAAAATGCTTCCGGAAGGGACTCGTTGTGAGTTAATTGATAATACTTTATATATGTCTCCTGCCCCTACCACATCACACCAAGGATTGATTAGCACACTTGCTGGCTTATTTTTTAACTACCAAAATAAATCGAAGAAAGGTATCTACTATGTTTCCCCAATCGATGTTTACCTTGATTCAAAAAATGCCTACCAACCTGATTTAGTTTTTATTTTAAATGAGAACGTGGCTGTTATTCACGAAGACGGAATCTATGGAGCACCAGACCTTATCGTTGAGGTATTGTCGAAAGGGACGAAAGACTTCGACCTCACCAAAAAGAAAAAAGTCTACGAAAAATCGGGAGTGAAAGAATATTGGGTAGTCGATACCCAAACAAAAATTTGTACAGGCTTTCAATTGGTTAACAAAAAATTTGTAGAGTTCAAAAAAGAGAAAAGCAAAATCACCTCTGCGCTTCTACGTCACACCTTCAAAATTTAATTTCTTTTGAAAGTCACCTTACTTGGAACGGGAACATCACAAGGGGTGCCTGTCATTGCCTGCGATTGTGCCGTATGCAGGTCACTCGACTACCGCGACAAGCGACTGCGTGTATCGGTTCTAATTCAAGTAAATGAAAAAATGCTCGTCATAGATACGGGGCCAGACTTTCGGCAGCAAATGTTACGCGAGCAAGTGAAACAGTTGGATGCCGTTTTACTCACGCACAGTCATAAAGACCACATTGCCGGATTGGATGACGTGCGCGCTTTCAATTATTTGCAAAAGCGAGACATGCCAGTTTATGGAACAATGCCCACCTTAGCGCAAGTACAAACTGAATTTTACTACGCCTTTGAGGCAGAAAAATATCCGGGTACGCCACAAATTAAACTACATACTATAGATGATAGTGTTTTTGATGTTGAGGGTCTGACCATCACCCCATTACTTGTAAGGCACCTCCACATGCCCGTATTGGGATTTCGCATTGGCAATTTTAGTTACATCACCGATGCCAATCATATTCCAGAATCTACCTATCAAAAACTAAAAGGCACAGAGGTGTTGGTGTTAAACGCTCTTCAGAAAGAAAGCCATCCATCACACTTTACATTGGCCGAAGCAATAGAGGTTGCCAAGCAAGTTGAAGCCAACCAAACTTACTTCACACATATCAGCCATAAAATGGGCACCCAGAAATCCATTGAAAAAGAATTGCCAGAATCAATAGCTTTGGGCTACGATGGGCTTTCATTCAATTTGTAGTGCACAATAATTATTTCTTTTTAAAACAACTCAGTAGTAGTCTCCAAAAAAAACTGGCTGGCTTTACACTTGTTTCTTGCTTTAGCCAAAATAAGGAAGAGTTAATCATTGAATTCAACAATTCCATCGAATCATTCTTCATCAAAGCCAGTTTGCAGCCTTCGCTTTGTTGCCTTTCATTTCCCAACAATTTTAATCGTGCCAAAAAAAATAGTGTTGATTTATTCACTGAGCTCACTTTAAAAAAAGTGATGGAGATAACGCAATATGAAAACGAGCGGAGCTTTTCGTTGGCATTGGAAGATGACTACCATTTGCTTTTCAAAATGCATGGCAGCCAGTCCAACATTGTTTTATTGCATAAAGAAAGCGTGAAAGCAATTTTTCGAAATCAATTTCAAACCGATTGGGAAATCGAGCTTTCAAAACTAAATCGAAGCATCGATTGGAGTAAAGAAAGTTTTATTCAATCAATTCATGAATTATCAAAAACCTATTTTACGCTCGGCAAAGAATTTTGGAGCTATCTCTTATTACAAAACTTTGAAAGTCAACCAACAGAAGAAAAATGGAAGCTATTTTCAGATGCATTGGCGCTGCTCAAAGAGCCAATCTTTTATGTCAACAAAACGAAAGGCAACGTTTTCTTTAGTTTATTGCCATCGGAGGCTGGCATACAATTATCTACCAATCCAATAGAAGCCATTACCGAATTCTTTTATCAATCTACGGTAGCCAACGCTCAGCAATCAGAAAAAACGGTAGCGTTGCGCCACTGGCACGAGCAACTCAAAAGCAAGAAAAACTACATTCTCAAAAATAGAACGAAGCTAAACGAATTGATAAACGACCAGCATTATCAACTGTGGGGAGATTTGCTGATGGCCAACATGCATCTGGTGAAGCAAGGAATGGAGAAAGTGACATTGGAAAGTTTCTACGACCAACAACCAATAGAAATAAAACTAAAGAAAGAACTGAATGCCCAGCGCAACGCAGAGATTTTTTATCGCAAAGCCAAAAACCAGCAGATTGAAATCAACAAATTGAAAGAATCCTTTGCCCAAAAAGAAAAAGAGATAGAGTCGATTAACAAAACCATTCAAGAAATTGAGAGCAACGCTAGCACAAAACATAAGTTACCGAGTAACCCTTCAGTTCTTAGTTCAAAAAAAGAACTGTCGCTTCCCTATCGCGAAGCAGAATTTAAAGGTTATAAAATTTGGATTGGAAAAAGTGCTGAATCGAATGATGAACTAACGCTGAAGCATTCTTTCAAAGAAGACCTATGGCTGCACGCCAAAGATGTGGCAGGGTCGCATGTGCTGATCAAGCACCAAGCCAATAAAAATTTTCCCAAAGATGTGATTGAACGCGCAGCACAATTGGCTGCCCATTACTCCAAACGGAAAAACGAAAGTCTTTGCCCGGTAACTGTTACGCCCAAAAAATTTGTTCGCAAACGCAAAGGCGACCCAGCGGGAATGGTGGTGGTGGAAAAAGAAACGGTAGTGTTGGTAGAGCCGAGGGGATAGGGATTCGGGTAATCAGCGGAGAAAAAATAGCCTAGTGATAAGTTAAATGTATTATGACGTCATTTAAAAAGTAGGCAGTAGGCAGTCACCAGTAGGCAGTCACCGCTAGTCCTATAATGCACACTGTATCCTGCCCACTGCCGACTTTATAGCCCCGTACGCCAAAGTACATTGCAAATGTGCTTACACCTGTACGATGACTATTTACAACACACCTTAACAAAAATTCGTTTTATAATTCCGTTTTGCTCAACCGCCTTAACTACGAGCTTTAGTAAGCTGCCTTTTTGCTTATAGAAAACTCTTGAATGAATTTTCTTGATGTAACCTACATCTTTGGCCCCTTTAAAAACTTTTACAGCCTTATCATCAAACTCATTATCGGATTCCAATTTATAAGTCAAAATATCTCCAGCCTTAACACTGTCTGCCGACAATTTAAGTGTACTTAAACTAGCTAAATCGGTAAGAAAACGTAAACTTTTACTCGGGTTGTAATCAGCCAAAAATTCAAAATTATCGGTAGGGTTCAAACCTTGCGTATGAGCCAACAAATAAAATTTATCCTCTTTAAATTTTGTGTCAATCTCCCAAAAATCATAAAAATCTGAAATGTCTGAACGTTCAGATTTCATGATTCTTTGGCCAAAAACTTCTAATACGCTTTCAGTATATTCTTTAGTAACATCAGGAAATTCAGTGTATGGTGAAAATCCATCCTTCTTAGCTACTTCAACACCTTTTTTAATGTAGGAAAAACGAATGCCAAGTGTAGCGTTTTTTTTCAAAATACCCACGATATGCCTTCTTTTACCAAGACCCTCTCTCCAACTTAGGTATATATGTCCTATCTCTTTCATTTGTATTGAGAATAAATTTCTCTCAATTTATTTAGCCGCAAAGTTAGCAATTTCAAAACCAATTCTTTCCTTTCTCTTGGTAGGAAGTTACTATTTCCTAATTCAATTATTGATTTATCTACATTTAACACAATCTGCTCAATCTTTTTGTAGTCAAACTGCTCTATGATTCTTTTCAAGGAATCAAGTATGAAACCTTTAAATCCCTCACTTTCCAGTAGCTTAATTGTTAACTCAAAATGATTTATTTTGTTGCTTCCCCAATGAATTTCCGCCAGCCCTTTTGCAACATACTTTTGAATTTCATCTTCGTTTGATAGCATAAAATTCACTCGTTCGTCTTCTAACTCACGACCAAAACTGCAACCACTATCGTAAATCGGAGCAAATCTAGTTTGTTCCGGCAACATCAATCTTGCAGTTTGAAGTTCAGGCCGTATTTTGCCTCCAACAGTATATACAGCCTTAAGTATTTTTTTAAATAATTTAGGCATTTTATCAATTTCTCCGGTTTCTAAGCTTCTTTCAATTTGATGTATACCAACAGTAAATTTAGTATTTACATTAATAATAGCCCAATTTTCTTGATGTCTGTCACTATTTCCTATCAATGCATCGAAAACAATAGTTTCAACAAGTTCTTTTAAGTGCTTTTTTTTGTTAAAAGATTCAAGTGCATTCAAAATCAAATCAAAATTGTACTGATTGCGAAGTTTAGTATTTTCTGGATTAAACGCATTATCAAACGCTTGCAAATATTTTCCACCTTCTATTAAATCTTCTGATGCTTGATTAATCATTGATTTAGAAATACACCCAACAATATTGCCTCTTATGGCAATATGATAAGATAAAATATCGAAAC
This genomic window contains:
- a CDS encoding acyl-CoA dehydrogenase family protein, whose protein sequence is MLHSPQLKSNPSLFVFLPLFYTVWSDAILTPSEMATIEGLINSQQWLSKDEHDFLIDQLNPANPPTADDLMDWKEEIKNGADLTDGKSLVDIGIKLIELHHGEVSVEVLKAKPSLANIEATLGFISHEAAFNFQSGNRATVTQQQTTLRTFDVAAMTKLLDGNDAAIINKVKTVLSDPEFRYVDPSNLSAYRERVLSWCRLLAEQGFGSMAFPKEYGGQFDMAAYFAIMETISYHDLSMVIKFGVQFGLWGMSVYFLGTEKHHKKYLKDIGTLELPGCFAMTETHHGSNVKGIETTATYQPATKTLLIHTPHAFAKKEYIGNAAVHGQMATVFVKLIIDGKDYGVSAVVVPLRDKKGNTLPGITIEDCGRKMGLNGVDNGKIEFKNVVVPVENLLDRFAGITEDGKFTSPIASDNRRFFTMLGTLVGGRIGIPRSGLSAAKSGLTITIKYSDQRKQFGPEGAPEVPILNYRTHQRRLMPLLANVYALHFSLRYLTDRFINRKEEEVQEIEALAAGLKAFATWNTTATLQECRESCGGKGFLSENRIDDLKNDTDIYTTFEGDNTVLMQLVAKSRLTEFKQEFARMDFFGILGYVADQAKTSIAELNPLIVRNTDEEHLLDPEFQLDAFKYRERDILTSAAKRLKRHIGEGMDSFDAFNVAQHHLVQVGFAYIERMVLEKFIEQVNATPDAGCKAILKKLCDLFALSQIDKNKGWYLEQGYMEGVKTKAIRKLMNQLCWDVRQEAVPLVDVFAIPDSCLAAPIVVKST
- a CDS encoding DUF4340 domain-containing protein; translated protein: MQQKRNIRLLISLVVLTASVFLISWLGQKTTHQIDKELFKVADQTQIDKVVFESGNRKLELKFSGTKWWVSDKEADRQLIKVFFATILQAEPKRKISNSPLDSLKKQFAQRTKLTLWMGDQVAKEFYVAGNPAKSETYFSFDGNEWYVVAIPGYRVYVASIFDLTENDWRDKRVFNFNWQNFKSLKAHFPQQPTQDFTISFANKLFGIEEVAVADTTKLSNYLEAIFNLQAEKILTPEEATKYDSLLAAEPFLQIEIQDIATKTFALKIYSSPGKNSRLVARTKEEAILLPPQAAAVMRKREYFVLN
- the gldG gene encoding gliding motility-associated ABC transporter substrate-binding protein GldG; this encodes MKRRKTGDVLLLANSLVLLVLLNLLASFYFFRFDLTEEKRYTIKPQTKELLSNLEEEVFVEVFLEGDLNSGFKRFQKSIREMLGEFRIYSNNKVNFIFTDPTLAMGEKARNEFMSELASKGISPTNVIENKDGQRVEKFVFPGALVSVGGFETGVMLLKGSRTQGSQEALNQSIENVEFELANTIYKLTNSNRKKIGMVRGHGELDSLQIASFNNALLEQYDIFQVDINRKAAIGDYEALIVAKPRTEFSEQEKYKLDQYLMRGGKLLLLLDWLDANMDSASSENYFAFPYNLNLDDQLFRYGVRINADLVQDRVSGKYPIVVGNEGGKPRLMQLDWPFFPLINQYADHPITRNLDASLTKFISSIDTVKAIGVKKTPLLFSSPYSRKLTAPVKVGVNDLRKQLKEGSFNAGPIPIAYLLEGNFTSLYKNRFAPSGVDTLGFKANSSSTKIMVVADGDMARNDVNPRQNTPQSLGYDPFTKYTFANQDLLLNMVAYLTNENGLIAARNKEVKIRPLDKQKIQSERTYWQMINLVLPLVLLLLFGLMWVYLRKAKYAKFKISN
- the gldF gene encoding gliding motility-associated ABC transporter permease subunit GldF, giving the protein MIQVFKREFRGYLSSLIAYMVIGVFLTGIGLLTWVFPETSVLDYGYADLDTLFSMAPYVFIFLIPAITMKSFAEEKKMGTLELLLTKPLSDSDVVLGKFFAAFALVLVALLPTIIYYFSISSLGNPAGNIDTAAVIGSYIGLILLAAIFCSIGVLASALTTNQIVAFIVAAFLCFIFYTGFDSLSAFAGSNVLLIKQCGILYHYESLSKGLIDSRDVVYAVSITGFFVLSTMVVLKSRLW
- the gldA gene encoding gliding motility-associated ABC transporter ATP-binding subunit GldA, with product MSLHVNHLTKMYGRQRAVDDVSFAVEKGEIVGFLGPNGAGKSTTMKIATTYLPPTEGSVLVNGMNVEEEPLKIRKTIGYLPEHNPLYLDMYVHEYLRFIGGVYKLDSDHLKKRVGEVVEMCGLEREQNKPIEALSKGYRQRVGLAQALIHNPDVLILDEPTSGLDPNQILEIRKLIRQISQNKTVIFSTHIMQEVQALCNRVIVINKGKIVADDQLSNLMKGNANASILVVEFQGEISTEELKQLKGVRNVIKEGAHYKFFSDEGVDVRAELFRYATEKKISILSLKEEQNSLEEIFRSLTNGAV
- a CDS encoding Uma2 family endonuclease encodes the protein MEVFKMLPEGTRCELIDNTLYMSPAPTTSHQGLISTLAGLFFNYQNKSKKGIYYVSPIDVYLDSKNAYQPDLVFILNENVAVIHEDGIYGAPDLIVEVLSKGTKDFDLTKKKKVYEKSGVKEYWVVDTQTKICTGFQLVNKKFVEFKKEKSKITSALLRHTFKI